From the genome of Ictalurus punctatus breed USDA103 chromosome 28, Coco_2.0, whole genome shotgun sequence, one region includes:
- the LOC108262359 gene encoding histo-blood group ABO system transferase isoform X21, translated as MRFLHNLYLFFLIITGSLLGVIYFSYTSSWFSGVWECRLTVKEKKHGNTSLIFPTGIACAQPSVSNSRPDVSTMTPWLAPIVWESTYDLTVIDNIYKQQNITVAVTVFALGKYVHFLKDFLESAAQHFMVGYRVHYYLFTDRPDEVPAVTLGEGHQLAVIKTATSNRWQEISLRRMEMIEKLIEKELTEKADYIFSLNVDSKFYAHWGAESLGDLVGTLHAWFFGTSREQFTYERRPESQAFIPLQEGDYYYGGAVIGGCLDKVHKLVKTCRMQLDVDRANHIEAAWQEESHLNKHFLYNKPSKVLSPEYLWDDKKGKPSYMKAVRFSQVVKNNAEVRPNP; from the exons ATGCgttttttacacaatttatatCTGTTTTTCCTTATTATCACCGGTTCACTCCTCGG AGTCATTTACTTCAGCTACACATCCTCCTGGTTCAG tgGTGTGTGGGAGTGCAGACTGACTGT gaaagaaaaaaaacatggtaaTACATCCCTAATCTTTCCTACagg GATTGCATGCGCTCAGCCCAGTGTGAGTAATAG tcggCCGGATGTCTCCACAATGACCCCGTGGTTAGCTCCAATTGTGTGGGAGAGTACATATGATTTGACGGTGATTGACAACATCTACAAACAACAGAACATCACCGTGGCAGTCACCGTCTTTGCTCTGGGGAA GTACGTACACTTCCTGAAGGACTTCCTAGAATCTGCAGCGCAGCACTTCATGGTGGGCTACCGAGTGCATTATTACCTGTTTACAGATCGTCCGGACGAGGTTCCTGCGGTAACGCTGGGGGAAGGGCATCAGTTGGCCGTGATAAAAACAGCAACCTCGAACCGCTGGCAGGAAATCTCACTGCGCAGGATGGAGATGATCGAGAAGCTCATCGAGAAGGAACTCACCGAAAAGGCAGACTACATATTCAGTCTCAACGTCGACTCCAAATTCTATGCTCACTGGGGGGCGGAGTCTCTGGGCGACCTTGTCGGCACGCTGCATGCCTGGTTTTTCGGAACATCTCGGGAACAGTTCACGTACGAGCGGCGTCCTGAATCTCAGGCCTTCATACCATTACAAGAAGGAGACTACTACTACGGAGGTGCTGTGATCGGAGGATGCCTCGACAAAGTGCACAAGCTGGTGAAGACGTGCCGCATGCAGCTGGATGTGGACCGAGCCAATCACATTGAAGCGGCATGGCAGGAGGAGTCTCACCTGAACAAGCACTTCCTGTACAATAAGCCCAGCAAGGTGCTCTCACCTGAATACCTGTGGGATGACAAGAAAGGGAAACCCAGCTACATGAAAGCGGTGCGTTTCTCTCAGGTGGTCAAGAATAACGCCGAGGTCCGACCCAACCCTTAA
- the LOC108262359 gene encoding globoside alpha-1,3-N-acetylgalactosaminyltransferase 1 isoform X19: MRFLHNLYLFFLIITGSLLGVIYFSYTSSWFSGVWECRLTVKEKKHGNTDLIFPTGIACAQPSVSNSRPDVSTMTPWLAPIVWEGTYDLTVIDNIYKQQNITVAVTVFALGKYVRFLKDFLESAEQHFMVGYRVHYYLFTDRLDEVPAVTLGEGRQLTVIKTATSNRWQEISLRRMEMIEKLIEKELTDKADYIFSLDVDSKFYAHWGAESLGDLVGALHAWYFGTSREQFTYERRPESQAFIPLQEGDYYYGGAVIGGRLDKVHKLVKTCRMQLDVDRANHIEAAWQEESHLNKYFLYNKPSKVLSPEYLWDDKKGKPSYMKVVRSSQVLKKYAEVRPNP, translated from the exons ATGCgttttttacacaatttatatCTGTTTTTCCTTATTATCACCGGTTCACTCCTCGG AGTCATTTACTTCAGCTACACATCCTCCTGGTTCAG tgGTGTGTGGGAGTGCAGACTGACTGT gaaagaaaaaaaacatggtaaTACAGACCTAATCTTTCCTACagg GATTGCATGCGCTCAGCCCAGTGTGAGTAATAG tcggCCAGATGTCTCCACAATGACCCCGTGGTTAGCTCCAATTGTGTGGGAGGGTACATATGATTTGACGGTGATTGACAACATCTACAAACAACAGAACATCACCGTGGCAGTCACCGTCTTCGCTCTGGGGAA GTACGTACGCTTCCTGAAGGACTTCCTAGAATCTGCAGAGCAGCACTTCATGGTGGGCTACCGAGTGCATTATTACCTGTTTACAGATCGTCTGGACGAGGTTCCCGCGGTAACGCTGGGGGAAGGGCGTCAGTTGACCGTGATAAAAACAGCAACCTCGAACCGCTGGCAGGAAATCTCACTGCGCAGGATGGAGATGATCGAGAAGCTCATCGAGAAGGAACTCACCGACAAGGCAGACTACATATTCAGTCTCGACGTCGACTCCAAATTCTACGCTCACTGGGGGGCGGAGTCTCTGGGCGACCTTGTTGGCGCACTGCATGCCTGGTATTTCGGAACATCTCGGGAACAGTTCACGTACGAGCGGCGTCCTGAATCTCAGGCCTTCATACCTTTACAAGAAGGAGACTACTACTACGGAGGGGCCGTGATCGGAGGACGCCTCGACAAAGTGCACAAGCTGGTGAAGACGTGCCGCATGCAGCTGGATGTGGACCGAGCCAATCACATTGAAGCGGCATGGCAGGAGGAGTCTCACCTGAACAAGTACTTCCTGTACAATAAGCCCAGCAAGGTGCTCTCACCTGAATACCTGTGGGATGACAAGAAAGGGAAACCCAGCTACATGAAAGTGGTGCGTTCCTCTCAGGTGCTCAAGAAGTACGCAGAGGTCCGACCCAACCCTTAA
- the LOC108262359 gene encoding globoside alpha-1,3-N-acetylgalactosaminyltransferase 1 isoform X11 produces the protein MRFLQNLYLFFLIIAGSLLGISYFSYTSSWFGGVYGCRLTVKEKKHGNTDLIFPTGIACAQPSVSNSRPDVSTMTPWLAPIVWEGTYDLTVIDNIYKQQNITVAVTVFALGKYVRFLKDFLESAEQHFMVGYRVHYYLFTDRLDEVPAVTLGEGRQLTVIKTATSNRWQEISLRRMEMIEKLIEKELTDKADYIFSLDVDSKFYAHWGAESLGDLVGALHAWYFGTSREQFTYERRPESQAFIPLQEGDYYYGGAVIGGRLDKVHKLVKTCRMQLDVDRANHIEAAWQEESHLNKYFLYNKPSKVLSPEYLWDDKKGKPSYMKVVRSSQVLKKYAEVRPNP, from the exons ATGCGTTTTTTACAGAATTTATATCTGTTTTTCCTTATTATTGCCGGTTCACTCCTCGg gATCAGTTACTTCAGCTACACATCCTCCTGGTTCGG AGGTGTGTACGGGTGCAGACTGACTGT gaaagaaaaaaaacatggtaaTACAGACCTAATCTTTCCTACagg GATTGCATGCGCTCAGCCCAGTGTGAGTAATAG tcggCCAGATGTCTCCACAATGACCCCGTGGTTAGCTCCAATTGTGTGGGAGGGTACATATGATTTGACGGTGATTGACAACATCTACAAACAACAGAACATCACCGTGGCAGTCACCGTCTTCGCTCTGGGGAA GTACGTACGCTTCCTGAAGGACTTCCTAGAATCTGCAGAGCAGCACTTCATGGTGGGCTACCGAGTGCATTATTACCTGTTTACAGATCGTCTGGACGAGGTTCCCGCGGTAACGCTGGGGGAAGGGCGTCAGTTGACCGTGATAAAAACAGCAACCTCGAACCGCTGGCAGGAAATCTCACTGCGCAGGATGGAGATGATCGAGAAGCTCATCGAGAAGGAACTCACCGACAAGGCAGACTACATATTCAGTCTCGACGTCGACTCCAAATTCTACGCTCACTGGGGGGCGGAGTCTCTGGGCGACCTTGTTGGCGCACTGCATGCCTGGTATTTCGGAACATCTCGGGAACAGTTCACGTACGAGCGGCGTCCTGAATCTCAGGCCTTCATACCTTTACAAGAAGGAGACTACTACTACGGAGGGGCCGTGATCGGAGGACGCCTCGACAAAGTGCACAAGCTGGTGAAGACGTGCCGCATGCAGCTGGATGTGGACCGAGCCAATCACATTGAAGCGGCATGGCAGGAGGAGTCTCACCTGAACAAGTACTTCCTGTACAATAAGCCCAGCAAGGTGCTCTCACCTGAATACCTGTGGGATGACAAGAAAGGGAAACCCAGCTACATGAAAGTGGTGCGTTCCTCTCAGGTGCTCAAGAAGTACGCAGAGGTCCGACCCAACCCTTAA